A genomic region of Notamacropus eugenii isolate mMacEug1 chromosome 3, mMacEug1.pri_v2, whole genome shotgun sequence contains the following coding sequences:
- the DAZAP2 gene encoding DAZ-associated protein 2 isoform X1: MNSKGQYPTQPTYPVQPPGNPVYPQTMHLPQVPPYTDAPPAYSELYRPNFVHPGTATVPTMSAAYPGASLFLPMGQSVAVGPVGSAVPLAYYPLGHVYPPGSTVLVDGAYDPGARFGAGATAGNIPPPPPGCPPNAAQLAVMQGANVLVTQRKGNFFVGGSDGGYTIW, from the exons ATGAACAGCAAAG GGCAGTATCCAACGCAGCCCACATACCCTGTGCAGCCTCCTGGAAATCCAGTGTACCCTCAAACCATGCATCTCCCTCAGGTTCCACCATACACGGATGCACCTCCAGCCTATTCTGAG CTCTATCGTCCAAACTTTGTGCACCCAGGGACTGCAACAGTTCCCACTATGTCAGCTGCATATCCTGGtgcttctttgtttcttcccATGGGTCAGTCTGTGGCTGTTGGGCCTGTTGGCTCTGCTGTACCACTGGCTTACTATCCACTTGGTCACGTATACCCCCCGGGTTCAACAGTGCTGGTGGATGGAGCATATGATCCTGGTGCCAGGTTTGGAGCTGGGGCTACTGCTGGGAACATTCCT CCTCCACCCCCTGGTTGCCCCCCCAATGCTGCTCAGCTTGCTGTAATGCAGGGGGCCAACGTGCTAGTAACTCAGCGGAAGGGGAACTTCTTCGTGGGTGGCTCGGATGGTGGCTACACCATCTGGTGA
- the DAZAP2 gene encoding DAZ-associated protein 2 isoform X2, whose translation MHLPQVPPYTDAPPAYSELYRPNFVHPGTATVPTMSAAYPGASLFLPMGQSVAVGPVGSAVPLAYYPLGHVYPPGSTVLVDGAYDPGARFGAGATAGNIPPPPPGCPPNAAQLAVMQGANVLVTQRKGNFFVGGSDGGYTIW comes from the exons ATGCATCTCCCTCAGGTTCCACCATACACGGATGCACCTCCAGCCTATTCTGAG CTCTATCGTCCAAACTTTGTGCACCCAGGGACTGCAACAGTTCCCACTATGTCAGCTGCATATCCTGGtgcttctttgtttcttcccATGGGTCAGTCTGTGGCTGTTGGGCCTGTTGGCTCTGCTGTACCACTGGCTTACTATCCACTTGGTCACGTATACCCCCCGGGTTCAACAGTGCTGGTGGATGGAGCATATGATCCTGGTGCCAGGTTTGGAGCTGGGGCTACTGCTGGGAACATTCCT CCTCCACCCCCTGGTTGCCCCCCCAATGCTGCTCAGCTTGCTGTAATGCAGGGGGCCAACGTGCTAGTAACTCAGCGGAAGGGGAACTTCTTCGTGGGTGGCTCGGATGGTGGCTACACCATCTGGTGA